DNA from Criblamydia sequanensis CRIB-18:
TCTTCTTTGCTTTCACCAATGCAAAGAATGGGGATTAACCCCTCTTTGAGAGCTCGTTTAACTTTATGATTGATAAACTCATTGGTTTCACCAAAATAACGTCTTCTCTCTGAGTGTCCTAGAATAACATAGCGGGCGCCGGCATCTGTCAACATTTTAGCTGCGATTTCGCCTGTAAAAGCGCCTTCTTTGGCGTCATTCATATTTTGCGCTGAAATCTTAATTTGAGGAGTTTTCTTAGCGGCTTTGGCTGCGCTATAAAGAATCGTAAAGGGAACTGCTAAAACGACTTCATTTGAAGTCCCCTTCACTTTTTCCGCCAATTCATTTATATAATCCAGAGCTTCTTCTCGAGTCTTATACATTTTCCAATTGCCGACAATCAAGCTTGGTGAATCCAGGGGCATGAGAATTAAACTTCCCTAATTAAATTTTTTTCAGCTGAATGGCTAAAGGAAAACCTTATACCGTCTCAAGTGCTTAATGTTGGTATTATAAAAGTTAGCCTCCTTCGATTCAATCAAATTTTTACTAATGTCGTTACTTTTAAGATGGCTAAGCTCTTATTTTAAAAATGAAATAATTTCTATCACACTCTTAACGGATAGGCTTTCATAAACAGTAAAAAATTAATTTTATAAAATTCCCGCAAGCAAGTCTGATAATTTTTTAAAAAAGAATTCTGTTTTGGATTTAATCCTTTTGATACTCTCAATAAGACAACCGGCTTAAGAGGAAAGCAAACGCAAAATGAGTGAAGAGTCCAGGTTATTGACAGTATCCCAAGCAACCCACGCGATCAAACGAATTTTAGAAATGGGATTCTCCTCGCTTTATGTCAAAGGTGAAATTAGCAATTGCAAAAAGCAGTCTTCAGGTCATTATTATTTTTCATTAAAAGATGAAAACGCCTCGATTGCTTGTGTTTTATTCAGGCAAGATGCCCTTAAGCTCTCAGATCCTTTAAAAGACGGCGAAAGCATCACTATCAAAGGAAGTTTGACTGTCTATCCTCAAAGCGGGAAATACCAGATCATTGTCAAAGAAGTTCAAAGGACAGGCCTTGGCGATCTACTTTTAAAGCTTGAACAATTAAAAATTAAATTGCATCGAAAAGGCTGGTTTAAGCAAGAGCGCAAAAAAAGCCTCCCCAAAATGCCGAAAAGAATTGGGATTGTGACAAGCCCGACAGGCGCTGTCATTCAAGATATTTTAAAAGTTTTGAAAAGACGGTTTTCAGGTCTTCACATTTTTCTAAACCCTGTTCGCGTGCAAGGCGAGGGCGCTGCAAAAGAAATTGCAAAAGCTATTAGAGAGTTTAATCGTTTAAATTTTGTCGATGTCCTTATTGTCGGAAGGGGCGGCGGCAGCATAGAAGATTTATTTGCATTTAATGAAGAGTGTGTGGCGGAAGCCATTTTTGAAAGTCATATTCCCATCATTTGTGCTGTCGGCCATGAGACCGATCATTGTATTGCAGAGTATGTCGCAGATGTCAGAGCTCCAACACCTTCCGCTGCCGCCGAAATGGTGATAGCCGAAAAAATCCACTATGAAAAAGCGCTTAAGCAGATAAAAGATCGGCTCTTTGATCACGTGAAACTTCGCGTTAGACGAGGTAGAGAACATCTAAGACACTTACTAAAGCAGCCGAAATTAAAAAACCCTCAGCTTCTGTTTGCAGCGGAGCTGCAAAATTTAGACGGCGCTAAAGAAGCCATAGATAAAACCATGCTTCGTTTTAATAAAACAAAGCAGATGAAGCTGACTTCCATGAAGCAAAGACTTTCCGCATTAAATCCCTATCTTCGACTTTTACACGCAAAAGAAAGGAAGAAAAGTTTAAGGCGCGCGATTCATATAAGCTTTCTTACTTTTTTTAAAAAAAGAAGCGCCAAACTTTCAGATTTAAATGAAAAATTAAATAAATCCATTCATTTTTCAATTTTGAATCATAAAGTTAATTCCGCTCTTTTCGAAAAAAGAAAAGAACTTGATAAAGCTATGGATCACTTGCTACGCATAAAAGAAAAAAATTTAAATCATTGCGGGGAAACTTTAAGCGCCATCAATCCAAAGAAATTGCTTAGCAAAGGATTTACGATTCTCTTCTCAGAAAAGGAAGGTTCGGTTATAAAATCTGTACATGCTCTCCAAAAAAATGAATCTTATCGACTTCTTTTGAGCGATGGGGAAGCTAAAATTCAAATAGAAAAAACAAAGCCTTTCAAAAAAGAAATCAAAAACTAACGGAAGTTTATGTCTCAAGCCAAACAAACCTTTGAATCCGCCTTTCATCGATTGGAAGAAATTCTTGAAATCATGAATTCCGATACGGTTACACTCGATGATTCATTGAAACTTTATGAGGAAGCAGATAATCTCATTCGTTTTTGTTCTAAAAAATTAAACGATGCTGAAACAAAAGTTGAAATGTTAATGAAAAATCGTGAAGGTGATTTATTAATAGGACAAGATAAAAAACCGTTAACCCAAGATTTTCCTTCAGGAAATGACTAAATTTTATAAGGTAAAGCAAGCGAAACATCCATGAACTATCAAATTCTTTCAGAAATCAAAGACCCTAAAGATTTAAAAAAATTGGATTCTCGCTCATTGAGTCTCTTGGCACAAGAATTAAGACATCGAATTATAGATGTCTTATCCCAAACAGGAGGTCACTTAGCTTCAAATCTTGGAGTCGTCGAATTAACTCTAGCCCTTCATTACGTTTTTGATTCACCAAGCGATAAACTGATTTGGGATGTAAGCCACCAAACTTATATCCATAAGCTTTTGACAGGCCGAAATGAGCTATTTCCAACGATTCGTCAAACAGGAGGCCTTAGTGGATTTAGCAATCCAAAAGAATCCCCTCATGACCATTTTTATGCAGGACATGCGGGAACGGCTCTCTCTCTTGCTCTTGGAGTCGCGAAACAAAGAGATCTTTCCAAAGAAAAAAACTACATTATTCCTATTATCGGCGATGCCACGCTCACTTGCGGGATGTCGCTTGAAGCTCTAAATAATATTTCAAGAGACATAAAAAAATTTATCGTCATTTTAAATGATAACGAAATGTCGATTTCCAAAAATGTCGGGGCGATCACAAGAATTTTAAGCCGCATGCTAAGCAATCCAAGAACAACAAGACTCTACCAAGAATTAGATGGGCTTTTAACAAAAATTCCGGGGTATGGCGCTTTAATTTCTCAGCAAGGCCATCGCATCACAGAGTCGATTAAACATCTTTTTAGCCCTGCTGTTTTTTTTGAAAACTTTGGGCTTTCCTACATCGGCCCGATTGACGGTCATAACATTAATGAAATGATTCAAGCTTTTGAGGGCATAAAAAATTCCAATTGGCCGGTCTTTATTCATGTTTTAACTAAAAAAGGCCAAGGCATGAATGAAGCTTTAAATAACCCAAGCCTTTGGCATGGCGCCAAGCCTTTTAGCCCAAATACCGGTAAATTTTTACCCACAACGTCTGATAAACCAACCTTTCCTAAGATTTTCGGAAAACATTTATTGAAAATGGCAAGAACTGATGAATCCATTGTAGCCATTACCCCGGCTATGTCCCAAGGTTCTTGCCTTGATCAGTTTGTAGCAGAATATCCGGATCGCTGTCTTGATGTTGGCATAGCAGAAGCTCATTCGGTAACTTATGCTGGCGGTGTAGCTTATGGAAAAAAGCATAAAGTCTTCTCGTCTGTTTACTCGACTTTTTTACAACGCGGTTTTGACAATGTGTTTCACGATGTCTGCTTGCAAGAATTAAATGTGGTCTTTGCAATTGATAGAGCCGGAATTGCAGGCGGCGATGGTCAAACCCATAATGGCATTTATGACATCTCATTTTTAAACGCCATGCCAAACATGGTCATCGCTCAACCAAGAGATGGCGATAAACTAAAAGATCTTTTAGAAAGCGCGCACGCATGGAATCTGCCGGCAAGCATTCGTTACCCTAATATGGAAACTACTGAAACTGAAAGAGAAAGAGAAGTCTTGCCTCTTGGAAAAGGAGAAGTTCTGCAATCAGGTTCCGAGGTTTTAATTGTCGCTGTCGGCCATATGTCGGAGCTTGCTTTTGAAATTAGCGAAAAATTAAACTTGCATGGCATTCAACCAACCCTTGTAGACCCCGTTTTTATAAAACCTCTAGATGAAGAGCTTTTCGTTGAACTTTTAAAAACGCATTCTATTGTGGTCACAATTGAAGAGCATTCCTTAGCCTCCGGATTTGGCATCCTATTCAACAGCTTTACTTTGAGAAACGGCTTTTACCCAAAAGTTTTAAATTTTGGCGTCCCTGAAATTTTTGTTGAACAAGGTAAATATAAGGATCTTTTGAAATCGATTGGTTTAACAGCCGATACTATTTATCAAAAACTTTTAAAAACCCTTGAAGAAGAAGTCGAAAGGAAGAACATTCACATGCAAGAAGTATTATCCTAAAAAGGTTTTATCAAGCTATGAAAGTAAAAACGGTTGCTCTTTTTCCAAATATGCAAAAAAGCCAATCCACAAGCATTACGATGGGAGTTAGAGAGTTTTTATTTCAAAGAAATGTGAATGTTGTTGCCGAAGATTTGATTGCCGAACAAATTGGAGCAAATCCCCTCACCTCCGTTGATCCAAACGAAGTGGATTTAATTATTTCCCTTGGCGGCGATGGCACTATTTTAAGACTTTTACAAAGACACCCCGAGCTTAAAGCCCCGATTGTCGGCATCAATCTTGGCAGCCTCGGCTTTATGGCAGATATTCCGATTGTGGACATTTACCCGGCCCTTGAAGATCTTCTAAAAGGAAACTTCAAAGTTCAAGAGCGCTTAATGATGAAAGGGACAACGATTCATAAAGAAACTTGTCTTGCAGTCAATGAGATTGTAGTTCATAGGGCTAAAAATCCAAGTCTTGTAGACCTTGCAATCCACGTGGATGGCATGTATTTAAATACTTTTTCAGCAGACGGGCTTATCATTTCATCGCCAAGCGGCTCAACCGCCTATTCTCTTGCAGCAGGCGGACCCATTTTAACCCCCGACCTTGAAGCTTTTTTAATTACTCCGATCTGTCCCCATACCATTTCTAATAGACCGATTGTTTTAATGCCTAAGGACCACATCAAAATTCAATACCTAAACGAGTATGAGCCGGTTGAGGTGACCTATGATGGCTTTGCTAATTTTCATATAGCTACAGGCGAGGTGTTCTATATCCAAAAGGCTGAAAGAACTTGTTCTTTGATCAGCTTGCCTGGCCACGACTATTTTTCCACCTTAAGACAAAAATTAGGCTGGGCAGGAACTTTAAAAAATTAATCAGTTTCTTCTTTTCTTGAAATTTTAAGCTCGCTTTGAATATAACTTTTCTTATTAAGCTTAACTTGACAGGATACCCGCAAAAGTTAAGTTTAAAGCCGTTTTTTCAAATTAGGCTTCTTATCGTAATTTAAAATTTGTTTAAAAAATTTGATGATTTTCGTGCTTTTTTGGAAAATTTCTTGAGCCTATGTAAACGTACGGTCGAAAAGTTTAAAAAAAATGCCAAAGACAGCAATTTAGCAATCAAATGTTATTACTCTTTTAAACATCGAATGGAATTTCGAAAGAAGTCTATTAAATCAAGAGCTTGTTGAGAGTCATTTTTCTTCAATTTATTTTCTTGATTTTGCCATTCTCATGCACAAGGCGTGCTATAGCTATTCATAGCTTTACAAATACTCTAAAAGCCAATTCCACTTATTTGATGTTATCAATTTGATTTTCAAAGATTTGTAAAATTTAGATTAAATTTTTGTCGCAAAATCAAAAATTCTTGTGGAAGAATTATTAACTTATCCGTATCTACAAAGAGTAAAACCTTTTTTTTCCAGGATTGATAAAAAAGAAAATGGAAAAACGAATGTGGTTTTCAGATTTGGAAAAAAGTTCTACCACTAACCCTAAATTAGGAGACTAATATGACCAAAAAATTAGCAAAAATGGCATCTTTGGCAGTTACTGCTGTTGTTCTTTTGACAGGTTGCTGCTGCGACACAAACCCATGTTGTGATCCATGCCCAAGACCCTGTCCACCAAGACCAGTATGTGAAAAACCATGCCCACCAAAACCATGCTGCCCAAAACCTTGCGATCCTTGCTGCTACTAAAAGCGGCTTATCTATCGCGTGAGTTATTAGCTCACGCGATAGTGCTATTTTAGCTGCCCTTGCTTTGTAGGTTAAATTCCATTTAACAAACAAATCATGGCCATCTGAAATTGAAAAGATTACTAATGACCAGCGATATCTAACTCGAGATAAACCAAAGGAGATTTCTCATGAGAAATACTAAGCGAGTGTTAACCTCGTTACTCCTCCTATGTACAACGGCGATGCTTTGGGTCGGTTGTTCGAGCGGATGTTATTCATCTGCTTGTAACCAACCATGCGACCCTTGCCCCGCTGTTTGTGACAATAATGATAACTATGAGCAGGCTTGTCCTCCTCGTATGTGTCCAGAGCCTTGTGCTCCAATCGTGAAGTCTTGCGAACAGAGGGATCCTTGTCCTCCGGTCGCAAAACCTTGCGAGCCTATTTGCAATCCTTGCGAACCACAACAACAAATCGCGCGCTGCGAGCCAATTTGCCCGCCACGTTGTGAGCCGCCATGCCCACCACGTTGCGAGCCGGTATGTCCGCCTCGTTGCGAACCGGTATGTCCTCCCTCTTGCCCGCCAAGATGCGAGCCATGCCCGCCGCGTTGTGAGCCGGTTTGCCCACCACCACCATGCGATCCTTGCGGCCAAGAGCCACTTTGCAAAGTATTGCCAAAGTGTGCTTACCCAAGCCACAATGAACTTAATTGTGTTGATGGGATTACTGTAAGCGCTAAAAACCCAGAAATGTGTTTACTTGGCGAACAGTATCCATTGGAATTTGAAGTAAAAGCTTGCGATGATGTTTGCAACGTTGTTGTTTCAACTAACCTGCCAGAAGGCGTAAGCTATATGCGCAGCCAACCTGAAGCATCCGTGCAAGGCCGCACTTTAACATGGAACTTCGGTTCTATGAAGAAATGCCAAGTCATTGCTGCAAGAGTATGGTTAAAGTGTGAATGCGAAGGCGAGCTTTGTGCTTGTTTCTGCGCTAGCGCTCAACCTGTTCGCTTTTGCTCGCTCCTTTGCGCAAAACCAATTCTTGTTTGCCATAAGTGCGGACCGGAAGAGTGCAAACCAGGCGATCCGATCAACTATACTGTAACTGTAACCAACCGCGGAAGCTGCACAGCAACCGGCGTTGTTCTTACAGATCCAGTACCGGATGGACTTGAGCATTCAAGCGGCCTAAGAACCCTTACTTATAATTTGGGTTGTTTAGAGCCTTGCCAAACAAAGAAAGTCAGCATGTGCTTCACAGCATGCAAACGTGGCGAAGTCTGCAACACAGCAACTGTCACAGCTTGCAATGCTGAACCCACATCATGCAGCGCCAAATGCTTAGTTTGCGCCGAATGCGCCGAGTGCGTAAAAGTCGGACCGAAAGAAGTTCAAATTGGCCGCAATGCTGATTATCAGATCATTGTTACAAACACTGGCGATAAGCCTTTGACAGACATCGTTGTCACAGACTATGCTCCAAGCGCAACTTCAATTGTTGCAGCTAATGGCGCTAGAATCTGCGGTAACCAAGCTGTTTGGAGAATGAAGCAATTAAATCCAGGTGAAAAAGCAACTTTCAACATCACGTTGACTTCTTGCACACCAGGCTGCTTCACCAACAGAGTTAGCATGACTAACTGTCAAGGATGCAATGTTTGCTGCGAATACACAACACGTTGGAGAGGCCGTCCAGCTTTAACAATGTGCATTAATGACACAGCAGACCCAATTTGCATTGGTGATCCAACAAGCTATAATATCGAAGTCACAAACCAAGGTTCTGAATCTGACCACAACGTTGTGCTCGTACTCCGCTTCCCTCCCGAAATTACACCGGAAAGTGTTAGCGGCGATGTATGTGGCTCAATCAGCGGCCAGACTGTAACATTCCAACCTTACAACAACTTTAGCCCAAGACAGACGATTCGTTACAGAGTCACTGCCCGCGGTAAAGCTTCAGGTGATGGAAGGGTGATTGCAGAAGTCAGCTCCGACTCGATTAAAAAGCCGATCGTACAACAAGAAAGCACGATCGTGAACTAAGAAATTTCTTCAAGGAAGTTTCTGAAAGAGGGACAGGTGTAAACCTGTCCCTTTTCTTTTGGCCTTATTTTCCAATTTCAGTTAAGCTTAAGTTTTCTCTTTTCTAAAAAAGAAGGCTTAAAGAAAAGATAGTTTATGGCTCACTCCCCTGAAAATTCTTTAACGAAAATACAAGAGTTAAGCATCGGTGCTGAAGCTAGAATTTTTATCGGCTTTCCGATTCATTCGAATCTTAAAGCCGAACTTGAGAAAAGCCATCTCTGGAAAGAAGCGCTCATCACTAAAAATCCGGGTGAGTTAATAGAAATTTTTTTTAATGAAAAACGATACGTCGGCGTTTATGCCAAGGGCTCTTATTTAACCCTTAAACAAATCGATGAAGAAACAGAAAAAATCATAAACCGAATCCAAGAGCTTTGTCCTAAAGTTCATTTAGATCAAGAGACCGTAGCTATTTTATCACAAGTATTTTTATCATGAATTCCCCTTTGCCTGATATTATCCTTGGCTCAACTTCCCCACGAAGAAAAGAGATCCTTTCCTTTTTTCATATCCCCTTCAAACAAGTATCTCCCGATTTTGATGAAGATTCAGTGCCTCATCATCTAGACCCTGATACTTATGCAGTGGAAATCGCAAAAGGAAAGCTTCTTTCATTAATCCCAAAGCACCAAGACTCTTTAATAATCACAGCAGACACGGTCGTTTATAAAGAGGGCCTTTATTTTGGAAAGCCAAAAAACGAAGAGGAAGCGGCGTTTTTTTTAAATAGCTTGCAAGGCAGCTGGCACTCTGTTATTTCAGCTGTTTGTCTATACTACAAAGGTCAGATCGTGACTCAAGCAGAAGAAACGCGTGTTCATTTCAATTTTCTTGCAAATGAAGAAATTTTGAAGTACATCAGCTTCGCTAAGTGGCAAGATAAAGCCGGCGGGTATAGTATTCAAGACTCGGGCGGGCTTCTTGTCAACAGAATAGAGGGCTGCTTCTACAATGTTTTAGGGTTTCCAATCAATACCTTTAGATACCTTCTAAAAGAAGTCGGAATAGATTTATGGCAATTTTTATGAATAAATGGGTAAAAGCCTTAAGTTTTGGAGCAGGTTTTGCTCTCAGTCTTTCGAAAACGTTCGGAGCTGAGCCGGATGATTTAAAACTCTCTTACCAGCAAGCCATGTATATTGCCGGTCAAGATAAGCTCGAAGAAGCTTTTCAAATTTATCAAAAAATTGTCGCAAGCCTTGGCCGACATGACCTGGATTTACTTAGAAAAATGGCTTTGCAGATTTTAGACAAAGGAGCTAAGTCAGATATTCCTGAAACTCGATTTTTAGCTCTTCTTGGAGCTGCTGTCGCCTTCGATGAAAGCAGTCTTTATTTGCTTGAAAATGCCCTAAGGGGAAATGAGCGGGAATTTCAACTTATTGCCATTAATTTTTTAACCCAATACCATAATGATCACGCCGATCGCGCCATTGAATCTGCTATGAGATCGCCCTATCTTATCGTCCGGATAGCAGCTCTTCAGTATTTATGCGAAAAGCAGCACCCAAGAGCTTTTTCTCAAGCAGAAGCGCTTCTTTGCAAAGTGACAAACGAATTAACGATTCTTTTTCCCGAACTTTTTTTCCTTTTGGATGATCCAAGAGCGACAAGGACCATTAAACGTCTTTTTGGCAATCCCAAAAAAGAGGTGAGGATTGCGACCATTCAAAGCGCCATTCGCCACGAAAGAGAAGACTTCGTTCCCATTTTTAGAAGCTTGATTACACAGCATGAAAAATCGGTTCAAGAAGCTGCGATTGTGGCTCTTGGCTTTTTTAAAGATTATGAGAGCCGAAGCCAATTAAAGAAACTTTCTCTTTCGACAGATGGAGATCTTTCACTTGCAGCAACTTACGCTCTCCATCAATTAGGAGATGATAAGGCCACTTTAAAAATTTTAGAGTGCGCAGCTTCAGAAAACATTAAAGCCCTTTCCTTATTAGAGAATTTTGAGAATTGCGATGACTTGCTTATAAGGCTTCTTTATTCAAATAATATGCTAGTCCGCGTAAATGCGAGTTTGATTCTTTTAAAAAGAAACAATCCTGCCTGCTTAAAAGTGCTTCCTGAAATTATTTTAAGAGATGGCCGTGATTATGCCATGGCAAGAGCCTATTCTCCGGGACATAGTTTTTCGTACATTAAACTTATTCCAAATAGCGAAATTTTAGCTGAGGAAACCCCTCTTATTAAAGAACAATCTTTACGCATTAAGGAAGAAATCTTATCTGAGGCGCTAATGCTACCTGAAAAAGATTTCCTTGCTTTTTCAGAGATGGTTTTGAGAGCTCAGCAAAATGACCTTGTTCCTCATGTTACGAAACTTTTAGAAAAACTTAAGACCGATGAAGCTAAACATTTATTAAAAACTTACAGTCAATTTGTCGGGGCGCCTCTTGTAAGAAATTATTGCAACCTAGCCCTTTTTCGCATGGGTAATGAAGGCCAATATAAGGAACTTTTGAAAGAATGGCTTCTTGAACAAAATGGAATCGAAATGATTCGTTTAAGACCCTTTCTTCCTGATGAAAAAAAACTCACCCGTTTCCAATTGACCGCAGAAGAAACCTCAAGACTTGCCCTTGAAGCTCTTGAAAGTTTTGTTCAAGGCTCTGATGAAGAAAACATTACATTTATTTTGGAAATTATGAACCGTCTAAGTCCGGCTAACCGATATGTATTATCAGGGCTTTTAATCCGATCCACCCTCTAATTATTATCCTAATCCTATTTTTTCAGAATGAAACGAAGGATAGAAAAAAAATAAACTTTAGGCTATCCTTTCCCATTAGTTTAAGACGCCCCTAGATAATAAATCGACTCTCTCTATTAACGGCTCCAAGAACTGTCAAAAGCCTTGGGTTTAAAAGCTTATGCACAAAACAAAAAGTTCTAAATGCCGAAAATACTGAACGCTTCTTTTAAAACCCTTCTTTGTTTTTTTCTATTTTGCTTTTTCTCAAAAGCCCTTTTGTTATTCTCGGAAATTGAAACTTTCGAAAGCAAAGACCCTTTTTTTGACGACCCTAATATTCAAATCGATCTTAAAGAACCGGAGTTTTCCCCGGGCCTTTTAAGAACAGAGAAAGGAGGGGTTCTTCAAGCTCCGAATATTCGAATACAAGCCCGTTCTATCGTTTATATCTCAAAAATAGAAGACGGAGAAAAAAAAACTCTTGTTAAAGCGGAAGGGGATCTTTTTGTCGAGTTTGGAGAATATGTTTTTACAGGCGATAGCATTGAATATGACTTTACGAACTCAACCGGCACTATTATCAATGGAAAAAGCGCTATAGAGCCCTGGTATTTTGGAGGCGAGATCATCCAGCTCTCTTCAGAGGGCAGCCTTCTTATTAGACAAGGATTTCTAACTACTTCTGAAACCCTTTGTCCGGATTGGAGCATTGAAGCTACAAGCGCGGAACTTAGGTGCAGACGATTTTTATCCGCTGACAAGGTTTGTTTTAAAATTCTAAAAATCCCTTTACTTTATGTCCCTTGCTTTAAATTAGACTTAAACACCATTTTCGACTCCCCTATCCGCTATACGGTCCGCTTTGGGGGTCAGCAAGGGACAAGGCTTGGGGTCGCTTATGAGCTTTGGTCCTGGAATGGCTTTAAAGCTCTTGCCAAATTGGATTACCGGTTTAAACGAGGTTTTGGCGGCGGCATCGAATCCCAGTACCGATCCCCTGACCGCGCCCACTGCTTTCAGATGATTAACTATATTGCCAATGACAATTCCATTTGCGACCCTAAACAAAGGGTTCGATACCGTTTTCAAGGGATTTATAACGGTTATTTGCAAGAAGGCAAAACCAAACTGCACCTTTGCTACGACAAATTAAGCGATAAGGACATGGCAGAGGATTATTATGATGAAACGTTAGATATCGACGTCCCGGGCCGAACAGAGTTAAAGCTTAGCCATCTTGAAGAAACTTGGATTTCTAGTCTATTTACCCGTGTTCGTATTAACACCTTCCAATCCCTAAAACAGGATTTGCCGACCGCGTTTGCTTCCATTAAGCCTTTTTATTTGCCGAGCAATCTTGGCATCCTTTCAGAATATGTCGTGAAACTCTCCTATCTTGACTATGATTATGCGAATACCACCCCTCACCTTCATGACTATCGCTCTTCAAGATTTAGTGTCAGACAAAACTTTTATCGACCTTTTATTTTAAATTATGTGACACTCACCCCTGAAACCGGATTGACCGCCATTTATTACGGGGATAGCCCAAGCCGCACACCAAAAGAACTTGTCCTTGGCAGGTTTGATCTTAATGCCAATACACGCCTTAGCAAAAGATGGGGCAGAATCAAACACGTGGTGGAACCTTTCACTAGATATAGCTATCAAACGATGCCAACCACCGCCCCTTTCCGCCATTTTATTTTTGATATCGAAGATGGCCTCTATCGTTTAAATTACGCCACCATAGGGGTTAGAAACGCTTTTTATGACCTAAGCGATTATAATATCCAAAGACCGGTTGAATTTAACGTTTGGACCTATGCTTTTTTTCAAGCCAGAGCTTATAAAACCCTCCTTCCTAAAGCTTATGCGGAACTTGATTTAAGGCTTACAAGCACGCTTAGGCAGTCTTTTTTTGTAGGATGGAATTTTGAGCAGCAAATTTTAGATTGCTTTAATTTAAATTTAGCATGGACCGCATCCGATGACTTGGCCATAGCTACTGAATACCGTCATAGAAGCCGGTATAGCTGGCGGAAAGACGACCCTTGCAATTTTAATATGGAATCTTTTTTAAGCGAAAATGTGCTTCTTCATTCATCGATCTCGGATCGAAGAGACACTCTTCTCTTCC
Protein-coding regions in this window:
- a CDS encoding HEAT repeat domain-containing protein, which gives rise to MNKWVKALSFGAGFALSLSKTFGAEPDDLKLSYQQAMYIAGQDKLEEAFQIYQKIVASLGRHDLDLLRKMALQILDKGAKSDIPETRFLALLGAAVAFDESSLYLLENALRGNEREFQLIAINFLTQYHNDHADRAIESAMRSPYLIVRIAALQYLCEKQHPRAFSQAEALLCKVTNELTILFPELFFLLDDPRATRTIKRLFGNPKKEVRIATIQSAIRHEREDFVPIFRSLITQHEKSVQEAAIVALGFFKDYESRSQLKKLSLSTDGDLSLAATYALHQLGDDKATLKILECAASENIKALSLLENFENCDDLLIRLLYSNNMLVRVNASLILLKRNNPACLKVLPEIILRDGRDYAMARAYSPGHSFSYIKLIPNSEILAEETPLIKEQSLRIKEEILSEALMLPEKDFLAFSEMVLRAQQNDLVPHVTKLLEKLKTDEAKHLLKTYSQFVGAPLVRNYCNLALFRMGNEGQYKELLKEWLLEQNGIEMIRLRPFLPDEKKLTRFQLTAEETSRLALEALESFVQGSDEENITFILEIMNRLSPANRYVLSGLLIRSTL
- a CDS encoding LPS-assembly protein LptD; this translates as MPKILNASFKTLLCFFLFCFFSKALLLFSEIETFESKDPFFDDPNIQIDLKEPEFSPGLLRTEKGGVLQAPNIRIQARSIVYISKIEDGEKKTLVKAEGDLFVEFGEYVFTGDSIEYDFTNSTGTIINGKSAIEPWYFGGEIIQLSSEGSLLIRQGFLTTSETLCPDWSIEATSAELRCRRFLSADKVCFKILKIPLLYVPCFKLDLNTIFDSPIRYTVRFGGQQGTRLGVAYELWSWNGFKALAKLDYRFKRGFGGGIESQYRSPDRAHCFQMINYIANDNSICDPKQRVRYRFQGIYNGYLQEGKTKLHLCYDKLSDKDMAEDYYDETLDIDVPGRTELKLSHLEETWISSLFTRVRINTFQSLKQDLPTAFASIKPFYLPSNLGILSEYVVKLSYLDYDYANTTPHLHDYRSSRFSVRQNFYRPFILNYVTLTPETGLTAIYYGDSPSRTPKELVLGRFDLNANTRLSKRWGRIKHVVEPFTRYSYQTMPTTAPFRHFIFDIEDGLYRLNYATIGVRNAFYDLSDYNIQRPVEFNVWTYAFFQARAYKTLLPKAYAELDLRLTSTLRQSFFVGWNFEQQILDCFNLNLAWTASDDLAIATEYRHRSRYSWRKDDPCNFNMESFLSENVLLHSSISDRRDTLLFHTFWRFYPNWALEFQTRIGWNRIYEPNYRELQVDLHTFLGSAWKLKISYQLREDDHRLAFYFKLAPQAPSRQSPCYVPMLDF